AGGCTTGGATCGCCAAGAAGCGCCCATTGCTGAACGGTTTTTGCATCAATTGCAAAGTCCCAAGCAGCAGGCGTGTTCCAGTTGATAGGATAGTGATCTAGGTAATTGGCAATAGTTGTAGCCCAGATATCCCCAAGTATGTGGGTAGTACTGTGGTTGTATTCATAGAAAAACGTTGGTTGTAGGTAATCTCCAGCACCGCTGAATGATTCTTTATCCTCTTTGCTCATCCCAAGACCAGTACATCCAATAGTTGCAATAGAACCTCCGCCTATTTTCCGAGTTAGTTTCCAACCCCAACATTCAGAAATCCAAGTATAATAATACCATGGATCATCTCGAAGTTTTTTGAGATGAACATCGAATTGAAGATTGTGACAACCGCCGACGATGCATATTGGCATCATATTTCGATTGCGTAATAAACTCATTGATGGGACAGAAAGTCCATCAATCCATGTGTCTGCATCATTGGGCGGGTGGGTGCTCCAGTAATACGGGTTTGCATGGCCTTCAAAATAAAGAAAACCACATCCTTGATTGATCGAACGAATGACATCTCTGGGTCCACTGAAAGTCCCATCAGACGTCCATAACTTCACTGGGGTAAAACCACTCATGTTTTCCAAAACAAGCAAGGTGTTTTCTTCACCTTCGTTGCCAGTCCAGTTTGGATTAAGTGACTCGGGGTAGGTATCACCAGCAACGACGACAATCGTGTTAAACCACGATTGATTATAGGTTGTTGTCTCATAGGTTTTAATCTTGTGAACCATGACAGTAACTTCAATGCTGTTTCTGCAGGCAAGTCGACCAACTGCAACATCTGGGTATAAATCGATTGGTTGATCTTCAGCAGTATCACCAAACCATTCGCCATAGACGCCGTTGTGATTCGAATCCCAACTTGAAAAATTTCCTGCTGCATCATAAATATCAGCATAGTACAACTCTGAGATGAAACAAGGTTCATGAAATCCATGATTCACATCAGCATTGTAACAGTATCGAACCGGTATGTGGCGGAAATCACCGACAAGAAGCACGTATTTAATACCCCATTCTTCTATCGCTGTTTTAATATAGTATTTTATTTTCTCAGCTTGGTCACGACCATGCCAGTACATCTGATGGTAGATTTCATCTAGTGTCACAAGACGTGTTGATATGCCCATGCGTTGTTTATGACAGATGAGAGGTTGTAATACTGGTAGAAATTCTCGAGGTGCAATGACGAGAAGTTCATAGATTGATGATGTTTGAGTTGGTGGTGGTGCGAAGGATGATGAACGAGCAATACTTGAAGGAACAGCGGTTTGATGTGTTTTTGCCTGAGTTATGGGAAGAACCATACACAGGATGATACAGATGCTACAAAGCCCGAGGTGCCTGCGGTCTTTGAACGAAATATAGTGTTTCTTCATTGAAAGAACCCCCAATATATGGTAGCACTGTTGTTAGTTAATAAATCTTTAGCTTGAGAGCAAAAAAACACATAAATAGATGATTTTTAATTCAGAATGGATAAAAACGAAAAATGGTGGTGCACGATGGAATATTGTCGAATTTGCGGTGAACCGTTAGATCCCGAAGATGAGCTCGAAGCTGTGTGTAAAAACTGTCAAGAAGGAAAAACGTCAGATCAGACAAACCTGCTGTAGACGGTGTAAGTACTGTTTTGACCCAGGTAAGAGTAGTTATTCTGCATAAAAAGATTGTATCCATATTGGACGGTCTGGTTGTTGATTCTGTTCAAGGATTTCAATCCATGCTTCATTGGTTAATCGGTTTTGCATGGGTTGTTTAAATTCATAGTAACTAAAAACAGGTCCCGCCCCTACAAGAACACGCCCATCGGGAAGTTTGTACGCAACAATAATAAGATCAACATATCCTACTGCTTCTTCAAGGATCAGTCCTGTGTTAGTATCAGTATGCACATCGGCAATAAGGGTGGTTTCTTTCCCTTTATCGTTGACTCCTAGAACAACTCCTTTCAGTTCGTCGCCAAAATTCCGTATGAATTCATATTGGTCTTCAGTAAGCATTGTCCCTTCAAGTTCGTCAATGGTTATCGCCCGAAGTTTGATAAGGATGTTTGCAAGGTTTTGAAGTCGCACTGTTTCCGTCTCAGTGAGCACACCAAGTGTAGATAAACCGTTTGTTGTCATCCGAGTCAGTGCAAGAAGTCGTGTATAAAATTCAGGTGTTGGTTCAACGTATCCAACTATAGGAAACATGTGAGCGCCACCATCAACTGAAGTCGTTGTTGGTGTATAGCTTTGTTTTGCGTAGAGAATCGTATCATGTCGTAATTCAGTCCACGATGCAAGACACGTTTGAAGTTGTTTATCAAGCCAGGCATCTGTGGTCATGAAGGTTGGATAAACATCGGTTTTTTCAGAGAGTAATGATTGAAGGGTGTACAGCCAGCTGAAGTATAGATTTTTATTCCAGTCGGTTATTGTAAACATTGAGAAGTTTTCTTGTAATTTATTAAATTGTTCGTAGTAGCCGATGTATGCTGTATCCTGATCATTGATGAGAATATCTTTTGCTCGTCGTGATCCAAGAATTGCCATAACATCAAGTCCTCGAGGGAACAGACGGCCATTGTGACCACCAGTAAATGGGGTACCTGTTCCCGTAAATGGACCGACTGCAGGGAATACAAGTTGTTGGAATATGTACGAATCAGGAACAAATCGCTGTCCCATGAACCGCATGCCTTTCGTTTTATCAAGAACCTTGTTGAGGTCTTCAATAGTAATATTTTTTCCTGGAATGATCTCTACTGCACTATTGCCGGTTCCGCCATAGATTTTCGGACTGCGTTGTTCTGCAAGTTTTATTTTTAGTTCTAACAGTTTTTCATCATTTGTAAAATGTATTGTCGGGAATGAAGATCCGAAAACCTGCTGAATACAATCAAGATATTCATAGGGTGTCAAATCATCAGCAACACCGACAAAAAATGAGGTAACCGCATACAGTCGATCCCAGAATGTTTGCAAGGGTTGACCGTCCAAGGTTATCGAAGGTAATGCGCTTGCAATAAGACAGGCTTGAAGAGTCTGGATTTTTGCATCATAGGCTGAGATGAGAA
The nucleotide sequence above comes from Candidatus Thermoplasmatota archaeon. Encoded proteins:
- a CDS encoding C25 family cysteine peptidase, with amino-acid sequence MKKHYISFKDRRHLGLCSICIILCMVLPITQAKTHQTAVPSSIARSSSFAPPPTQTSSIYELLVIAPREFLPVLQPLICHKQRMGISTRLVTLDEIYHQMYWHGRDQAEKIKYYIKTAIEEWGIKYVLLVGDFRHIPVRYCYNADVNHGFHEPCFISELYYADIYDAAGNFSSWDSNHNGVYGEWFGDTAEDQPIDLYPDVAVGRLACRNSIEVTVMVHKIKTYETTTYNQSWFNTIVVVAGDTYPESLNPNWTGNEGEENTLLVLENMSGFTPVKLWTSDGTFSGPRDVIRSINQGCGFLYFEGHANPYYWSTHPPNDADTWIDGLSVPSMSLLRNRNMMPICIVGGCHNLQFDVHLKKLRDDPWYYYTWISECWGWKLTRKIGGGSIATIGCTGLGMSKEDKESFSGAGDYLQPTFFYEYNHSTTHILGDIWATTIANYLDHYPINWNTPAAWDFAIDAKTVQQWALLGDPSLRIGGYPQ
- a CDS encoding DUF3160 domain-containing protein, which produces MIVVGLSGCVQQPEMNREHISIPSVRADELDHPKYKLATYYSSDAVVIQMQPPQYTLPIDISQIENFNTINALFSLNIEQKNLLSNNGFVVFPFSSNEDDIITLYTYLKKHNIPIFVTSDTLLHLYHIQFDQILKGIEEREFFYLLLNITKVLYDQSIADYETFTAADLKEAARRNSAFFAVALSLLQTPTETYNGSEDIPELHFIIPAYIQDLVKDELTFIQKHQGFMESPVFIYAEDYSQYVPRGHYTQSEKLKRYFTTMMWYGRISFLIKGGEPHGPDQNFLISAYDAKIQTLQACLIASALPSITLDGQPLQTFWDRLYAVTSFFVGVADDLTPYEYLDCIQQVFGSSFPTIHFTNDEKLLELKIKLAEQRSPKIYGGTGNSAVEIIPGKNITIEDLNKVLDKTKGMRFMGQRFVPDSYIFQQLVFPAVGPFTGTGTPFTGGHNGRLFPRGLDVMAILGSRRAKDILINDQDTAYIGYYEQFNKLQENFSMFTITDWNKNLYFSWLYTLQSLLSEKTDVYPTFMTTDAWLDKQLQTCLASWTELRHDTILYAKQSYTPTTTSVDGGAHMFPIVGYVEPTPEFYTRLLALTRMTTNGLSTLGVLTETETVRLQNLANILIKLRAITIDELEGTMLTEDQYEFIRNFGDELKGVVLGVNDKGKETTLIADVHTDTNTGLILEEAVGYVDLIIVAYKLPDGRVLVGAGPVFSYYEFKQPMQNRLTNEAWIEILEQNQQPDRPIWIQSFYAE